From Rhineura floridana isolate rRhiFlo1 chromosome 5, rRhiFlo1.hap2, whole genome shotgun sequence, a single genomic window includes:
- the LOC133384864 gene encoding uncharacterized protein LOC133384864 codes for MVKHLLQSHNEINKMDWLFLSMFTTNRSKGTKLGSNKVLVDPIALKKKLSKMSTELGAFAVLSSLLLYLTDLISSHPEVQSRKAKWLEGIEKKVNLRRECQSTHNGIRPTKFQLLQSRFMNNNREHYRKKSREVGKLIIKEKQNRNGINSIISKLNKSASKEEESPKITPQENVKWVGSCGKNTVKNILKKFLAAEEKEVKDKEKQLAPKKKAPDDNLPKIINKNSVLSKLKEKFEQTSNICSAIEMKALLPCKGEKKSKKGPEKKIICKAGVRVLETNLMTVTSIDSLQPQHLVCTTVPTPRFCVATEINHLWSWATNAKCSTQPSEHSPEVWVTKDTQKKNDIWPDKTRRPESMSHEGQHKGQLQNKQHEMPMVVADKKDIVESNVIPASPGPNQDNVPPSHENVSLVDCIPSSFKDRIDHKGSIIPPADNTFSRSRDKSVTENISKENLSSNNPSSSPTEGVHAHSHQEIKGDGIPGIPEGMCKPKETEIELTEPIKDPPFASQKCFPKKKVLENMPPFRSPVAQASCNTEPPINDQQSSVEPAAVHRMPQLKPSRENAQGFRSTFSDTIQNKEKLPDKKEIFSSLAKNDHASKTKKEEPQPVRTQGEPSGHQKESEHLAQKLQTYPKLSQQNNQDNSCSNIPKLGLSQAYQPPTSNRSQKEKRNNEKGNDICYYFEKQLSPLTSDLDKSSCRVAENTGKAKSCSVNETTNSENNSEKEDSSLSHLDTSQRLLEEFISHETGNLEGHPGPASEKSHSPPLIHPAKPEGNIPEVNRPWCGVGNLQTPSSNEVMKNESCLRGDKVASWNSEKHHFPSPTELPKGAAGQDDKTTTHNLCNDLIKSGNNADTSPQTKKYQPPSIKELKKHEISTVGEESSMHNVEKQQVPFGNETGKHESMNAMAEAKSEKSKFPSQNETVKQGNSGEGERNLPKEAQCLIPSLVKRREQEKKTEEKKPVVESKKTHQKSIQSDLTKGDGDITRTQQLTPPKHKTSGPGVLHPPDNSKCQTSSRDLGKGGGVAAGDENSAKHKLSSLKEPVKCDDNTNLINAQDNLKNDKMPSSGDNVKLKSKSEKMRGNSSNSGQNQLPLKNELPKSKNTARQESTLCNLKKDQNPSSTELKIKPTNLAAGRPQKPSLNDSRNELPKGKKPTARDGSTLCNLKEDQIPSSNESKTEPRNVAAGKPQKPSLNDSRQELPKGKNTTAREESTSCNLNKDQIPSSNELKSESMNLAVGKPQKSSLNDSRNELPKSKKTAAREENTVCNLKKKQVPSSNKLKTEPMNLKAGKPQNTSLNDSRNELQKGKKTTEREESILCNAKKDQIPSSNELKTETMNLPAEKRQKPSLNDSRNPEVIAKDEKQAPWNSKNYHLPLSDVKLETHQYNITAGKQQQQPQPSTDCAKLESSIRDEKHTSHNSEKYRLPTSDELEMHKKNASGKKGSLRNSDKCRGPLWSHDRALQKDKAVCETDSGPKLCLPNKTSPSEQRKPPGKYQVLSPNDLPKQESGESQKHGAGAINESKVRLAVLEKYTAESYSEGSVPSSFKPMVVRAIDTITLDN; via the exons ATGGTTAAACATTTGCTTCAGTCCCACAATGAAATAAACAAGATGGACTGGCTATTCCTAAGTATGTTTACTACAAA CAGAAGTAAAGGTACAAAGCTGGGCAGTAATAAGGTGCTGGTTGATCCCATAGCACTGAAGAAGAAGCTCAGTAAGATGTCAACAGAACTAGGTGCATTTGCTGTCCTCAGCAGCCTTCTACTTTACCTCACAGACCTCATATCCAGCCACCCCGAGGTTCAGAGCAGGAAGGCCAAGTGGCTTGAAGGCATAGAGAAGAAGGTGAACTTGAGGCGTGAATGCCAAAGTACACACAATGGCATTCGCCCCACAAAATTCCAACTTCTGCAGTCGAGGTTCATGAATAACAACCGTGAACATTACAGGAAAAAGTCGAGAGAGGTTGGCAAGCTAATCattaaagaaaagcagaacagaaaTGGAATAAACTCCATTATAAGCAAGCTAAACAAAAGTGcctcaaaagaagaagaaagcccAAAAATAACACCCCAAGAAAATGTCAAATGGGTTGGATCATGTGGAAAAAATACTGTAAAGAATATTCTGAAGAAATTCTTAGCTGCTGAGGAAAAAGAAGTCAAAGATAAAGAAAAGCAGCTGGCACCAAAGAAGAAGGCACCAGATGATAACCTGCCCAAAATAATCAACAAAAACTCTGTTTTATCCAAACTGAAAGAAAAGTTTGAACAAACCAGTAATATATGTTCAGCCATTGAAATGAAAGCTTTGCTGCCATGCAAAGGTgagaaaaagagcaaaaagggcCCAGAGAAAAAAATCATTTGCAAAGCTGGAGTCAGGGTGCTCGAAACAAACCTGATGACAGTCACAAGTATTGATAGCCTTCAGCCTCAACATTTGGTATGCACAACTGTCCCTACACCTAGATTCTGTGTTGCTACTGAAATTAATCATCTTTGGAGTTGGGCAACAAATGCCAAGTGCTCCACTCAGCCTTCTGAACACAGTCCTGAAGTGTGGGTGACAAAAGACACCCAGAAAAAAAATGACATTTGGCCTGATAAGACCAGAAGACCAGAAAGCATGTCACATGAGGGACAACACAAAGGACAGTTGCAAAACAAGCAACATGAAATGCCTATGGTTGTGGCTGACAAAAAGGACATTGTTGAGAGTAATGTAATTCCTGCAAGCCCAGGTCCTAATCAAGATAACGTTCCTCCTTCACATGAAAATGTATCCCTTGTTGATTGCATTCCTTCTTCATTTAAAGACCGCATAGACCACAAAGGGAGCATCATACCACCTGCAGACAATACTTTTTCCAGGTCCAGGGACAAAAGTGTAACAGAAAATATTAGCAAAGAAAATCTATCTAGTAACAACCCCTCTTCTAGCCCAACTGAAGGAGTTCATGCACATAGTCATCAGGAAATTAAAGGGGATGGGATTCCTGGCATACCAGAGGGCATGTGCAAGCCTAAGGAGACAGAAATAGAATTAACAGAGCCTATAAAAGATCCCCCTTTTGCCAGCCAAAAATGTTTTCCCAAAAAGAAAGTGTTGGAAAATATGCCACCGTTTCGCTCTCCTGTAGCTCAGGCATCTTGTAACACAGAGCCTCCAATCAATGACCAGCAATCAAGTGTTGAACCTGCAGCTGTTCACAGAATGCCTCAGCTAAAGCCAAGTCGGGAGAATGCACAAGGTTTTAGGAGCACATTTTCTGACACAATTCAGAACAAAGAAAAGCTGCCTGATAAAAAGGAAATATTTTCTAGCCTTGCCAAAAATGACCATGCgagtaaaacaaaaaaagaggaaCCACAGCCAGTGAGAACCCAAGGTGAACCATCTGGTCATCAGAAGGAAAGTGAACATTTGGCCCAGAAACTACAAACCTATCCAAAGCTAAGCCAACAAAATAACCAGGATAACTCCTGCTCAAACATACCAAAGCTGGGATTAAGTCAAGCATACCAACCCCCTACCTCAAATAGGAGCCAGAAAGAGAAACGTAACAATGAAAAAGGAAATGACATTTGTTATTATTTTGAAAAACAACTCTCTCCTTTGACTAGTGATTTAGATAAATCCAGCTGTAGAGTAGCTGAGAATACTGGCAAAGCCAAATCATGCTCAGTTAATGAAACAACAAATTCTGAGAACAATAGCGAGAAGGAAGATAGTAGCTTGAGTCACTTGGATACCTCTCAAAGGTTGTTGGAAGAATTCATCAGCCATGAAACTGGCAATCTGGAGGGGCATCCTGGGCCTGCTTCTGAAAAATCTCATTCACCCCCATTGATTCACCCAGCAAAGCCAGAAGGCAATATTCCAGAAGTCAACAGGCCTTGGTGTGGTGTTGGAAACCTCCAAACACCCTCATCTAATGAAGTAATGAAGAATGAAAGCTGTCTCAGAGGAGATAAAGTAGCTAGTTGGAATTCTGAGAAACACCACTTCCCTTCTCCAACTGAATTGCCAAAGGGTGCAGCTGGGCAAGATGACAAAACAACAACGCACAATTTGTGCAATGATTTAATTAAGAGTGGAAATAATGCAGATACCAGTCCCCAGACCAAGAAGTATCAACCACCCTCAATCAAGGAGCTTAAGAAGCATGAAATTAGTACTGTTGGAGAGGAAAGTTCCATGCACAATGTGGAGAAGCAACAGGTGCCCTTTGGAAATGAAACTGGGAAGCATGAAAGCATGAATGCGATGGCAGAAGCAAAGTCTGAGAAAAGTAAATTTCCTTCACAAAATGAAACAGtaaagcagggaaacagtggTGAAGGGGAAAGGAATTTGCCAAAAGAAGCACAATGTCTAATTCCATCACTTGTCAAGAGAAGGGAGCAAGAAAAGAAGACAGAAGAGAAGAAACCTGTAGTGGAAAGTAAGAAGACGCACCAAAAATCCATACAAAGTGACCTTACAAAGGGTGATGGTGATATAACAAGAACACAGCAGTTGACTCCACCAAAGCATAAAACTAGCGGTCCAGGAGTGTTGCATCCCCCAGATAACTCAAAATGCCAAACATCATCAAGGGATCTAGGAAAAGGTGGAGGTGTTGCAGCAGGAGATGAAAACAGTGCAAAACATAAACTATCCTCACTCAAGGAACCAGTGAAATGTGATGATAATACAAACCTAATAAATGCCCAGGATAACCTTAAGAATGACAAAATGCCATCATCTGGCGATAACGTGaaactcaaaagtaaatctgagAAGATGAGAGGGAATTCTAGTAATTCTGGACAAAATCAGTTACCCTTAAAAAATGAACTTCCAAAGAGTAAAAATACTGCAAGACAAGAGAGCACTTTGTGCAACCTTAAGAAAGATCAAAATCCATCATCAACTGAATTGAAGATTAAGCCAACAAATCTTGCAGCAGGGAGGCCACAGAAACCATCCCTAAATGACTCTAGAAATGAACTTCCAAAGGGTAAAAAGCCTACTGCAAGAGATGGGAGCACTTTGTGCAACCTTAAGGAAGATCAAATACCATCATCAAATGAATCAAAGACTGAGCCAAGGAATGTTGCAGCAGGGAAGCCACAGAAACCATCCTTAAATGACTCTAGGCAAGAACTTCCAAAGGGTAAAAATACTACTGCAAGAGAGGAGAGTACTTCGTGCAACCTTAATAAAGATCAAATACCGTCATCAAATGAACTGAAGTCTGAGTCAATGAATCTTGCAGTAGGGAAACCACAGAAATCATCCTTAAATGACTCTAGAAACGAACTTCCAAAGAGTAAAAAAACTGCAGCAAGAGAGGAGAACACTGTGTGCAACCTTAAGAAAAAGCAAGTGCCATCATCAAATAAACTGAAGACTGAGCCAATGAATCTTAAAGCAGGGAAGCCACAAAACACATCCTTAAATGACTCCAGAAATGAACTTCAAAAGGGTAAAAAGACTACTGAAAGAGAGGAGAGCATTTTGTGCAATGCTAAGAAAGATCAAATACCATCATCAAATGAACTGAAGACTGAGACAATGAATCTTCCAGCAGAGAAGCGACAGAAACCATCCTTAAATGATTCTAGAAACCCTGAAGTTATTGCTAAGGATGAGAAACAGGCTCCATGGAATTCCAAGAACTACCACCTACCTTTATCAGATGTGAAATTGGAGACCCATCAATATAATATCACAGCagggaaacagcagcagcaaccacaaCCATCAACGGATTGTGCCAAGCTTGAGTCTAGTATAAGAGATGAAAAGCATACAAGTCATAATTCTGAGAAGTATCGTCTGCCCACCTCAGATGAACTGGAAATGCATAAAAAGAATGCTAGTGGAAAGAAGGGCTCCTTGAGGAACTCTGACAAATGCAGAGGTCCACTTTGGAGTCATGATAGGGCATTGCAGAAGGATAAAGCAGTGTGTGAGACTGATTCAGGTCCTAAATTGTGCTTACCAAACAAGACCAGTCCTTCAGAACAAAGAAAACCTCCTGGCAAGTACCAAGTACTATCACCAAATGATTTACCAAAGCAAGAAAGTGGAGAGTCTCAAAAACATGGGGCTGGTGCAATAAATGAAAGCAAAGTTAGATTAGCAGTCTTGGAAAAATACACAGCAGAGAGCTACAGTGAAGGATCAGTACCTTCGTCTTTTAAACCAATGGTTGTTCGTGCGATTGATACAATTACACTTGATAACTGA